One Poecilia reticulata strain Guanapo linkage group LG4, Guppy_female_1.0+MT, whole genome shotgun sequence genomic window carries:
- the LOC103463571 gene encoding P-selectin isoform X1 yields MKWLLFIILEATWGWTYHYSNKTMTWSEARKWCQEHFTDMVVIQNQTENDYIVSILPNRTNSPYYWIGLTKNHINETWKWIGNNSTWVGEHSWAESEPNNNHITEFCVEIYINSGQNRGKWNDEKCARSKYPVCYKAQCDDSSCVKGSCWETLNSTACLCSDGYEGDKCQTVVDCPPLSQPENGDLKCSQGGWEINTTCSFKCNPGFTINGSYTVTCKANRTWSDLKPVCSAVQCPPLSQLSNGNYSCSKEGQIFNSTCHFECHLGFFMIGSSAVTCAANGHWTGPRPVCTSYKQALLAVAGCGALCSFFCICFCCIRHRKKKKRAQNSLVIHREPEDATSPPSEVNGGTSGNSLTP; encoded by the exons ATGAAGTGGCTTCTGTTCATCATTCTTG AGGCAACATGGGGCTGGACATACCACTactcaaacaaaacaatgaccTGGTCTGAGGCTAGAAAATGGTGCCAGGAGCATTTCACAGACATGGTGGTTATCCAGAACCAGACAGAGAACGACTACATCGTTTCCATATTGCCGAACAGAACCAATAGTCCGTATTACTGGATTGGACTCACAAAAAACCACATAAATGAAACCTGGAAGTGGATTGGTAACAACAGCACCTGGGTCGGTGAACACTCATGGGCAGAGAGTGAGCCAAACAACAACCACATCACCGAGTTCTGTGTTGAGATCTACATCAACAGTGGACAGAACCGAGGGAAGTGGAACGATGAGAAGTGTGCTAGAAGCAAATACCCAGTTTGCTACAAAG CTCAGTGTGATGACTCGTCGTGTGTGAAAGGAAGCTGCTGGGAGACTTTAAACAGCACAGCCTGCCTGTGTAGTGATGGCTATGAGGGAGACAAGTGCCAGACAG TTGTAGATTGCCCCCCTCTGTCTCAGCCTGAAAATGGAGACCTAAAATGCTCACAAGGAGGGTGGGAAATCAACACgacctgcagctttaaatgcaaTCCAGGATTCACCATAAACGGCTCGTATACGGTGACCTGCAAGGCCAACAGGACCTGGAGTGATCTAAAGCCAGTTTGCTCTG CTGTGCAGTGCCCCCCTCTGTCTCAGCTTTCTAATGGCAACTACAGTTGCTCCAAAGAAGGTCAGATATTTAACTCAACCTGCCACTTTGAATGCCATCTGGGTTTCTTCATGATTGGCTCATCAGCCGTGACCTGTGCGGCTAATGGCCACTGGACTGGACCGAGGCCTGTTTGTACAA GCTACAAACAGGCACTGCTGGCTGTTGCTGGGTGTGGAGCCTTGTGTTCATTCTTTtgcatctgtttctgctgcataAGGCACAGAAAAA agAAGAAACGCGCTCAAAACAG TCTTGTTATTCATAGGGAGCCAGAAGATGCAACGAGTCCACCCAGTGAAGTAAACGGAGGAACAAGTGGAAACTCACTCACACCCTAA
- the lmx1a gene encoding LIM homeobox transcription factor 1-alpha isoform X1 produces MDQKAVCAGCHRPIRDRFLLRVSDGLWHERCVRCAACGDPLRNSCFLRDRKLFCRRDYAHLFAVRCGGCAEAISPAELVMRAGAAAFHLRCFTCKVCSCRLQTGDRCVLREGQLLCAREDYHQCLASPASSDTAGKSDDEEEEELITQRRGGANNSETKRPKRPRTILTTQQRRTFKASFEVSSKPCRKVRETLAAETGLSVRVVQVWFQNQRAKMKKLARRQQQQEQQHTQEQCELSTVPSCGSLGSETKCMGPSFAHVQQQQQQQMGLTTLEQQDWDTDPFRQGLTPPQMPGDHMHPYGFQGLYGEIDRESLCHVADNDCLSLAGSSPLTPIDCLYSMQDSYFTS; encoded by the exons ATGGATCAGAAGGCAGTGTGCGCTGGATGCCACCGGCCGATCAGAGACAGGTTTCTCCTCAGAGTCAGTGATGGCCTCTGGCATGAGCGGTGCGTGCGGTGCGCGGCGTGCGGGGACCCGCTCAGGAATTCCTGCTTTCTGCGGGACCGGAAACTTTTCTGCAGGCGGGACTATGCTCA TCTGTTTGCAGTGCGTTGTGGGGGCTGTGCGGAGGCCATCTCCCCTGCAGAGCTTGTGATGCGAGCAGGAGCCGCCGCCTTCCACCTGCGCTGCTTCACCTGCAAAGTTTGTTCCTGCCGCCTGCAGACTGGAGACCGCTGTGTCCTCAGGGAGGGACAGCTTCTGTGTGCCAGAGAGGACTACCATCAGTGTCTAGCGAGTCCAGCGTCCTCAGATACCG CAGGTAAAAGTGAcgatgaagaagaggaggaattGATTACACAGAGGCGAGGTGGTGCAAATAATTCAGAAACCAAACGTCCCAAAAGACCTCGCACTATTCTGACCACCCAACAAAGACGTACCTTCAAGGCTTCCTTTGAGGTCTCATCAAAACCTTGCCGAAAG GTAAGGGAGACCTTGGCAGCAGAAACGGGCCTAAGTGTCCGGGTTGTGCAGGtttggttccagaaccagagagcTAAa ATGAAGAAATTGGCCAGAagacaacagcagcaggagcagcaacaCACTCAGGAGCAGTGTGAACTCTCAACAG TGCCCTCATGTGGCAGTTTAGGTTCAGAGACAAAGTGCATGGGGCCATCTTTCGCAcatgttcagcagcagcagcagcagcagatggggCTCACCACCCTGGAGCAGCAGGACTGGGACACGGACCCCTTCAGACAGGGCCTGACTCCACCCCAGATGCCAGGGGATCACATGCACCCTTACG gttttcaaGGCTTGTATGGGGAAATAGACAGGGAGTCTCTGTGCCATGTTGCTGACAATGACTGCCTCTCTCTGGCTGGATCGTCCCCACTCACTCCCATCGACTGCCTCTACTCCATGCAGGACTCCTACTTCACCTCCTGA
- the LOC103463571 gene encoding L-selectin isoform X2 — MKWLLFIILEATWGWTYHYSNKTMTWSEARKWCQEHFTDMVVIQNQTENDYIVSILPNRTNSPYYWIGLTKNHINETWKWIGNNSTWVGEHSWAESEPNNNHITEFCVEIYINSGQNRGKWNDEKCARSKYPVCYKAQCDDSSCVKGSCWETLNSTACLCSDGYEGDKCQTVVDCPPLSQPENGDLKCSQGGWEINTTCSFKCNPGFTINGSYTVTCKANRTWSDLKPVCSAVQCPPLSQLSNGNYSCSKEGQIFNSTCHFECHLGFFMIGSSAVTCAANGHWTGPRPVCTSYKQALLAVAGCGALCSFFCICFCCIRHRKKKKRAQNRSVLKEPEDATSPPSEVNGGTSGNSLTP, encoded by the exons ATGAAGTGGCTTCTGTTCATCATTCTTG AGGCAACATGGGGCTGGACATACCACTactcaaacaaaacaatgaccTGGTCTGAGGCTAGAAAATGGTGCCAGGAGCATTTCACAGACATGGTGGTTATCCAGAACCAGACAGAGAACGACTACATCGTTTCCATATTGCCGAACAGAACCAATAGTCCGTATTACTGGATTGGACTCACAAAAAACCACATAAATGAAACCTGGAAGTGGATTGGTAACAACAGCACCTGGGTCGGTGAACACTCATGGGCAGAGAGTGAGCCAAACAACAACCACATCACCGAGTTCTGTGTTGAGATCTACATCAACAGTGGACAGAACCGAGGGAAGTGGAACGATGAGAAGTGTGCTAGAAGCAAATACCCAGTTTGCTACAAAG CTCAGTGTGATGACTCGTCGTGTGTGAAAGGAAGCTGCTGGGAGACTTTAAACAGCACAGCCTGCCTGTGTAGTGATGGCTATGAGGGAGACAAGTGCCAGACAG TTGTAGATTGCCCCCCTCTGTCTCAGCCTGAAAATGGAGACCTAAAATGCTCACAAGGAGGGTGGGAAATCAACACgacctgcagctttaaatgcaaTCCAGGATTCACCATAAACGGCTCGTATACGGTGACCTGCAAGGCCAACAGGACCTGGAGTGATCTAAAGCCAGTTTGCTCTG CTGTGCAGTGCCCCCCTCTGTCTCAGCTTTCTAATGGCAACTACAGTTGCTCCAAAGAAGGTCAGATATTTAACTCAACCTGCCACTTTGAATGCCATCTGGGTTTCTTCATGATTGGCTCATCAGCCGTGACCTGTGCGGCTAATGGCCACTGGACTGGACCGAGGCCTGTTTGTACAA GCTACAAACAGGCACTGCTGGCTGTTGCTGGGTGTGGAGCCTTGTGTTCATTCTTTtgcatctgtttctgctgcataAGGCACAGAAAAA agAAGAAACGCGCTCAAAACAGGTCAGTGTTGAA GGAGCCAGAAGATGCAACGAGTCCACCCAGTGAAGTAAACGGAGGAACAAGTGGAAACTCACTCACACCCTAA
- the LOC103463571 gene encoding L-selectin isoform X3, producing the protein MKWLLFIILEATWGWTYHYSNKTMTWSEARKWCQEHFTDMVVIQNQTENDYIVSILPNRTNSPYYWIGLTKNHINETWKWIGNNSTWVGEHSWAESEPNNNHITEFCVEIYINSGQNRGKWNDEKCARSKYPVCYKAQCDDSSCVKGSCWETLNSTACLCSDGYEGDKCQTVVDCPPLSQPENGDLKCSQGGWEINTTCSFKCNPGFTINGSYTVTCKANRTWSDLKPVCSAVQCPPLSQLSNGNYSCSKEGQIFNSTCHFECHLGFFMIGSSAVTCAANGHWTGPRPVCTSYKQALLAVAGCGALCSFFCICFCCIRHRKKKKRAQNREPEDATSPPSEVNGGTSGNSLTP; encoded by the exons ATGAAGTGGCTTCTGTTCATCATTCTTG AGGCAACATGGGGCTGGACATACCACTactcaaacaaaacaatgaccTGGTCTGAGGCTAGAAAATGGTGCCAGGAGCATTTCACAGACATGGTGGTTATCCAGAACCAGACAGAGAACGACTACATCGTTTCCATATTGCCGAACAGAACCAATAGTCCGTATTACTGGATTGGACTCACAAAAAACCACATAAATGAAACCTGGAAGTGGATTGGTAACAACAGCACCTGGGTCGGTGAACACTCATGGGCAGAGAGTGAGCCAAACAACAACCACATCACCGAGTTCTGTGTTGAGATCTACATCAACAGTGGACAGAACCGAGGGAAGTGGAACGATGAGAAGTGTGCTAGAAGCAAATACCCAGTTTGCTACAAAG CTCAGTGTGATGACTCGTCGTGTGTGAAAGGAAGCTGCTGGGAGACTTTAAACAGCACAGCCTGCCTGTGTAGTGATGGCTATGAGGGAGACAAGTGCCAGACAG TTGTAGATTGCCCCCCTCTGTCTCAGCCTGAAAATGGAGACCTAAAATGCTCACAAGGAGGGTGGGAAATCAACACgacctgcagctttaaatgcaaTCCAGGATTCACCATAAACGGCTCGTATACGGTGACCTGCAAGGCCAACAGGACCTGGAGTGATCTAAAGCCAGTTTGCTCTG CTGTGCAGTGCCCCCCTCTGTCTCAGCTTTCTAATGGCAACTACAGTTGCTCCAAAGAAGGTCAGATATTTAACTCAACCTGCCACTTTGAATGCCATCTGGGTTTCTTCATGATTGGCTCATCAGCCGTGACCTGTGCGGCTAATGGCCACTGGACTGGACCGAGGCCTGTTTGTACAA GCTACAAACAGGCACTGCTGGCTGTTGCTGGGTGTGGAGCCTTGTGTTCATTCTTTtgcatctgtttctgctgcataAGGCACAGAAAAA agAAGAAACGCGCTCAAAACAG GGAGCCAGAAGATGCAACGAGTCCACCCAGTGAAGTAAACGGAGGAACAAGTGGAAACTCACTCACACCCTAA
- the LOC103463573 gene encoding tubulin alpha-1C chain-like, with the protein MRECISVHIGQAGVQIGNSCWELYCLEHGIQPDGQMPSDKTVGGGDDSFNTFFSETGTGKHVPRAVFVDLEPSVIDEVRTGTYRQLFHPEQMITGKEDAANNYARGHYTVGKEIIDQVLDRIRRLSDQCTGLQGFLVFHSFGGGTGSGFTSLLMERLSVDYGKKSKLEFSIYPAPQVSTAVVEPYNSVLTTHTTLEHSDCAFMVDNEAIYDICRRNLGIERPAYNNLNRIISQVVSSITASLRFDGALNVDLTEFQTNLVPYPRIHFPMATYAPVISAEKAYHEQLTVAEITNSCFEPANQMVKCDPRVGKYMACCLLYRGDVVPKDVNAAIAAIKTKRSIQFVDWCPTGFKVGINYQPPTVVPGGDLAKLQRAVCMLSNTTAIAEAWARLNHKFDLMYTKRAFVHWYVGEGMEEGEFSEAREDLAALEKDYEEVGADSMGEEDEGEEY; encoded by the exons ATG CGTGAGTGCATCTCTGTACACATCGGCCAGGCTGGTGTCCAGATTGGTAACTCCTGCTGGGAGCTCTACTGCTTGGAACACGGGATACAGCCGGATGGACAGATGCCCAGTGACAAAACCGTTGGAGGAGGAGATGACTCTTTCAATACGTTCTTCAGTGAGACTGGAACTGGGAAGCATGTCCCCAGAGCTGTTTTTGTAGACCTCGAGCCCTCTGTCATTG ATGAAGTGCGCACTGGAACGTACCGGCAGCTGTTCCATCCTGAACAGATGATCACTGGTAAGGAAGACGCAGCCAACAACTATGCCCGTGGACACTACACCGTTGGAAAAGAGATCATCGACCAGGTTCTGGACAGGATCCGCAGACTG TCTGACCAGTGCACCGGCCTTCAGGGCTTCCTGGTTTTCCATAGCTTTGGTGGAGGAACTGGCTCTGGTTTCACCTCCCTGCTAATGGAGCGTCTTTCTGTGGACTACGGCAAGAAGTCCAAACTTGAGTTTTCAATCTACCCAGCTCCTCAGGTGTCCACTGCTGTGGTGGAGCCGTACAACTCTGTCTTGACCACACACACCACCCTGGAGCACTCCGACTGTGCGTTCATGGTGGACAACGAGGCAATCTATGACATCTGCCGGAGAAACCTTGGCATTGAGCGTCCCGCCTACAACAACCTGAACAGGATCATCAGCCAGGTCGTGTCCTCCATTACTGCTTCTCTTCGTTTCGACGGTGCCCTGAATGTGGATCTGACAGAGTTCCAGACCAACTTGGTGCCATATCCTCGCATCCACTTCCCTATGGCCACATATGCCCCTGTGATCTCAGCCGAGAAGGCGTATCACGAGCAGCTTACAGTGGCTGAGATCACTAACTCCTGCTTCGAGCCTGCCAATCAGATGGTCAAATGCGACCCCCGTGTGGGCAAGTACATGGCTTGCTGCCTTCTGTACCGTGGCGACGTGGTGCCCAAAGATGTCAATGCTGCCATTGCTGCAATCAAAACAAAGCGGTCTATCCAGTTTGTAGACTGGTGTCCAACTGGTTTCAAGGTAGGCATCAATTACCAGCCACCCACTGTGGTTCCTGGGGGAGACCTAGCCAAGCTCCAGAGGGCAGTGTGCATGCTGAGCAACACCACAGCTATTGCTGAAGCCTGGGCTCGACTTAACCACAAGTTCGACCTGATGTACACTAAGCGGGCCTTTGTTCACTGGTATGTAGGGGAAGGGATGGAAGAGGGTGAATTCTCTGAGGCTAGGGAGGATTTGGCAGCTCTGGAGAAGGATTATGAGGAGGTTGGAGCTGATAGCATgggagaggaagatgaaggaGAAGAATATTGA
- the lmx1a gene encoding LIM homeobox transcription factor 1-alpha isoform X2 has product MDQKAVCAGCHRPIRDRFLLRVSDGLWHERCVRCAACGDPLRNSCFLRDRKLFCRRDYAHLFAVRCGGCAEAISPAELVMRAGAAAFHLRCFTCKVCSCRLQTGDRCVLREGQLLCAREDYHQCLASPASSDTGKSDDEEEEELITQRRGGANNSETKRPKRPRTILTTQQRRTFKASFEVSSKPCRKVRETLAAETGLSVRVVQVWFQNQRAKMKKLARRQQQQEQQHTQEQCELSTVPSCGSLGSETKCMGPSFAHVQQQQQQQMGLTTLEQQDWDTDPFRQGLTPPQMPGDHMHPYGFQGLYGEIDRESLCHVADNDCLSLAGSSPLTPIDCLYSMQDSYFTS; this is encoded by the exons ATGGATCAGAAGGCAGTGTGCGCTGGATGCCACCGGCCGATCAGAGACAGGTTTCTCCTCAGAGTCAGTGATGGCCTCTGGCATGAGCGGTGCGTGCGGTGCGCGGCGTGCGGGGACCCGCTCAGGAATTCCTGCTTTCTGCGGGACCGGAAACTTTTCTGCAGGCGGGACTATGCTCA TCTGTTTGCAGTGCGTTGTGGGGGCTGTGCGGAGGCCATCTCCCCTGCAGAGCTTGTGATGCGAGCAGGAGCCGCCGCCTTCCACCTGCGCTGCTTCACCTGCAAAGTTTGTTCCTGCCGCCTGCAGACTGGAGACCGCTGTGTCCTCAGGGAGGGACAGCTTCTGTGTGCCAGAGAGGACTACCATCAGTGTCTAGCGAGTCCAGCGTCCTCAGATACCG GTAAAAGTGAcgatgaagaagaggaggaattGATTACACAGAGGCGAGGTGGTGCAAATAATTCAGAAACCAAACGTCCCAAAAGACCTCGCACTATTCTGACCACCCAACAAAGACGTACCTTCAAGGCTTCCTTTGAGGTCTCATCAAAACCTTGCCGAAAG GTAAGGGAGACCTTGGCAGCAGAAACGGGCCTAAGTGTCCGGGTTGTGCAGGtttggttccagaaccagagagcTAAa ATGAAGAAATTGGCCAGAagacaacagcagcaggagcagcaacaCACTCAGGAGCAGTGTGAACTCTCAACAG TGCCCTCATGTGGCAGTTTAGGTTCAGAGACAAAGTGCATGGGGCCATCTTTCGCAcatgttcagcagcagcagcagcagcagatggggCTCACCACCCTGGAGCAGCAGGACTGGGACACGGACCCCTTCAGACAGGGCCTGACTCCACCCCAGATGCCAGGGGATCACATGCACCCTTACG gttttcaaGGCTTGTATGGGGAAATAGACAGGGAGTCTCTGTGCCATGTTGCTGACAATGACTGCCTCTCTCTGGCTGGATCGTCCCCACTCACTCCCATCGACTGCCTCTACTCCATGCAGGACTCCTACTTCACCTCCTGA